The window AGCAATAACAGCGTCTTAATCAGAGAAACGCACTGGTTAAAAAGATAAATCATGCGTAATATTCTGTCAAGAAAAGCAAAAGGACCGGCGAAGTCTAAAAAAGGGGCGTCAGATGCCCCCAAAAATCCCGTCATAATTTTAGTATTGCAAAGCGATGGGAAAGTAGACAAAGATCATCTCAATGAATGATTATTGTTGAGCCGGTCCGGATTTTCGGTTAGATAATCGCTCCAGCCGGATATCAAGAAATTTGCCCTTAATCTGTTTATCCGACATGCGCTTGACATCTGCTGCGGGTATCAGGCTCCGGCATCCAGAAAGGAGATATGTAATGAGCCTCCCATTTGTCATATCCATCCCCCACTGCTCCGACCGGATTCCCGATGAGATAAAACCGGCCCTTGCCCTCAACCAAGAGGACATCGAGGATTCCGTGGACTCAGGAACGCGAGAGATTTTTGGATCTTTGGACGCCACGGATATCCTGTGGGCCCGCTGGAGCAGGCTGGTGGTGGATCTGAACCGGGACCCCTCGCGGATGGATGCCAAAGGGGTCGTTGCAAGGATCGACTATTCCGGCCGGCAGGTCTATCGCCCGGGCATGGCCCCCCATGCAGCACAAATAGATGAGCGCCTCAACAAATACTACCGGCCGTATCACCTCCGGTTGAAAGAGGCCCTGGAGCAGGATCATATCAGAGGTTTGTTGGACGGTCATTCCCTCAACGGCATAGGTCCTTCCGAGGCCCCGGACGCAGGCCGGAAGCGGAAAGACATTGTGCTCAGCAACAACGGGGATCATAACGGCGAAGGGACCCCGTCCCTGGGACCGACGACCTGCCCTGTGGAGATCCTGCACCTGATGAGACGGATCTTTGTGAGCGCCGGATTTTCCGTCGCTTTGAACGATCCCTATACCGCCGGGTTCATCACCACCCACTACGGTCGCACATTGGCGCAAAGGGGAAAATTCGCGGTTCAGATGGAGATCAACCAGAGCCTGTTTATCGAACCGGGAACCGTGAGGATCCTTTGGGAAAATCTCGCACGGACCAGGGACCGCATCCGGCAATGCTTCGATGACATCGCAAGGATGCTCTAGCCGGCTATTTTTCACTTCCCCTTGTCGGCTTTTTTTGCTATCTTATTCTACTCAAAGGGATTATTGCATTCATCCGGTCTTCCTTGCGCGCGGTCTTTGAAGGCACTTCGTCTCCGACCTGCCTTTGCCCGGTCCCTGGGGCGGGGCTCGCGGGTTCAAGCTTCAACATTAAGGGGGTTACAGGTCATGGCTGTGATTTTGAAATATGCGGAAAAAGTCTGGATACCGGTTCTTGCCGGCATCCTGGTTTCCCTGTTACCCTGCCATGTTTCTGCAATGGAGAAAAGCATTACCAATTCTCTGGGAATGAACTTTGTGCGGATACCGGCAGGAACCTTCACCATGGGAAGCCCCCCGGATGAAGAGGGCCGAAAGGATAACGAGACACCCCACGAGGTGACCCTCAGCAGACCCTTTTACATGCAGACGACCGAAGTGACCGTGAAACAATGGCGGGCCATTATGGGAAGTCCATTATTTTTCAAGAAGAAGGGTTCCGACGACATGCCGGTGGTAAAAATCTCGTGGGATGACTGCATGGCATTTTTGGAGAAATTGAATGCCCGCAAGGAAGGCGTCTACCGGCTCCCCACAGAGGCGGAATGGGAATATGCATGCAGAGGCGGGAGCGACTCGGTCTATGGCTGGGGCGACACCATCGATTGCAGTAAAGCCATGTATGCCAATAACAGCCTGAAAGCGGGCGACTGCTTAAAATATGTAAAATCAAGGGGATTGTCCACAGACGATCCTGCGCCTGTCAGGAGTTATGCCCCCAATGCGTGGGGTCTCTACGACCTGCCGGGAAATGCCTGGGAATGGTGTCAGGACTGGTACGGCCCGTACCCCCAAGGGTCGGTGGTGGATCCCCAGGGACCCCGGTCAGGATCTGTAAGGGTGCGAAGAGGCGGGAGCTGGTACGGGCACTGGGAGAGATGCCGATGTGCCAACAGGAATTTCAGTCACCCCGCCAGCAGGTACCAGACCACCGGTTTTCGGCTGGTCAGAGAGGCCGAGTAATCGTCACGCCATCCCGCTGATCCGCGGGTAATGTCCGCACACAAGGCGAGGTCGATCCGGGTTAAGAGGAATGAAGAGGGTGGAGAGGGTGGGAAGGTAAGAAGGCCGGTCCGCAACGAGCCACCCGTACGAGCCCGGATGTCGCACATCTTTGGTAACGGTTTTTGAGACGATGGAGCATAAGGAGGCAGCTGTTTCATGGAATATTCCGTCAGCCCGGAAGGGGAGCGATTCAAGCTTCCCCAGGAAGAAGATTATGCGCTGGAACACGATAGACTGAAAGCGATCGTGGATGCCCGGCGCCAGGAGGGTTTCGAGATCGTGGTGGTCATGGGCCTCGGGTTCGTGGGGGCGGTCATGGCAGGCGTGGTGGCCGATTCAGTAGACGGCAAAACCGGAAACCCCAACAAATTCGTCATCGGCATGCAGCGGCCGAGTCCTCGAAGTTTCTGGAAAATCCCGCTCTTCAATCGCGGCGTCTCTCCGGTGAAGGCAGAGGACCCTGAGGTGGCCCCGCTGATCGAACGATGCGTCACCCGGAAGAAAACCCTCACCGCCACCTTCACCTATGATGCCCTCGAAATGGCGGACGTCTTGATCGTGGATGTGCAATGCGATTTTCTCAAGGAGGAGTTGGGCAATCTGAGAAAGGGCTATGCAGAGATAGGGGCCCTTGAAGACAGCTTCAAGATTATCGGCAAACGGATTTCTCCCCATTGCCTGGTCCTCATAGAGACCACCGTGCCCCCGGGGACCACCGAATATGTGGCCTATCCCCTGATCAAGAAGGGATTCAAGGCCCGGGGAATCAATGAAGAACCGCGGCTGGCCCACAGTTTCGAAAGGGTTATGCCGGGCAAGGAATATGTCCGGTCGGTGAGGGACTTCTGGCGTGTATGCAGCGGCATCGACCCGGAGAGCAGGGAACGGGTGACCCGCTTTCTCTCCGATGTTCTCAATGTGGAAAAATTCCCCCTGACCGTACTCGACCGGCCCATTGAGAGCGAGACCTGCAAGATCGTGGAAAACAGCTACCGGGCCACCATACTGGCCTTTCTCAACGAGTGGAGCCTCTTTGCAGAGACCAACGGGGTGGATATTGTCAAGGTCATCGATGCCATCAAGGTCCGGCCCACCCACAACAACATCCTCTTTCCAGGACCCGGCATCGGCGGGTACTGCCTTCCCAAGGACGGAGGGCTGGGTCTCTGGGCCTATAAGCACCTGATGGGGTTCGAGAACGACATCTTCAAAATCACGCCTGAGGCCATCAATATCAACGACACCAGGGCCCTCCATGCGGCCCAGCTGGTGCGCGACGCCCTGAGAAACATGGGACGCATCGTGGCCGCCTCCCAGATCGCCCTTCTCGGGGTGTCCTACCGGGAGGATGTAGGGGATACCCGATACAGCGGCTCCGAGATCGTAGCTCGAAAACTGACCGAAATGGGGGCTGATGTCCGGGCCCATGACCCCTATGTAACACATTGGTGGGAATTGGAAAAACAGGAATCTTACCCGGCCGTGGGCGCCAGTTGGTCGCGTTTTTTCCGCAACCAGGAACACCTGGCCGACTTCTCCATGACGCCTGACCTGGAAACCGCGCTCAAGGGATCCGATGCAGTGGTCCTGGCGGTCAGGCACCGGCCCTATCTGGAACTCCAACCGGAAGAGGTGGTCAAAATGGCCGGCGGTCCCCTGGCGGTGGTGGACTGCTTCGGAATCCTGGACGACGCTAAAATCGAACGGTATTTCGAGTTGGGGTGCGAGGTCAAGGGCATGGGCCGAGGTCATATCAACCGGATCAAGGATAGCGTGCGTAAGAGAAAAGCGTAGACGAATGACTGTTTTTGGGTTTGTTTCCAACTGTCGATGCCAATCCAAAATCCCAAGAGGAGGATACCATGAAAAGATGCGTCTGTTTTTTAATCGCCTGGTTCCTGTTGACCGGGGTCGCGTGGGCGGATTCCATAAAAATCCCCGTTGCCGCGGCCTTTACCGGCCAGTTGGCCTCATTTGGCGAGGGGATCAAGAATGCGGCGATTTTGAAGGGGGAAGAAATCAATGCGGCGGGAGGCATTAACGGCAAGAAGGTCGACATCGTATTGGAGGATGAGCTGTGCGATCCCAAGGAGGCGGCCACCGTGGCCACCAAATTGGCCAATGACCCGCAGGTCCCGATCGTCATCGGGCATCTTTGCAGTTCCGCCACCCTGGCGGCCCTTCCCATATACCGGGACGCAAAACTTCCTGCCATATCGCCCGCCTCCACCAATATCAGCATCGGAAAAATGAGCCCGTTCTATTTCCGGAATGTCTACAAGGATGATTTCCAGGGACTCTTTCTGGCCAAATATGCCCATCTGGCCAGAGGGTTCGAGAAAATGGCGGTCTTTTACGAGGTCAACGACTACTCCATGGGGTTGATGCAGGCCTTTATGAAGGAGGCCAAGCGTCTGGGCATCAAGATCCTGGGCACAGAGGCCTACACATCGGACACCACCGATTTCAAGCCCCAGCTCACCAAGTTCAAAAGGATGAAGCCCGATGCCATCTTTATCCCCGGGTATGCCCCCCAGGGAACGCTCATTGTCTCACAGGCGAGGGGCCTCGGCATGAAGGATGTGGCCTTTTTCGGGGCCGACGGGCTCGATGACGACCTGATGCTGAAAAATCCGGATGCAGAAGGCCTTTTTGTCACAACGCCCTTTTTACCGGATAAGGCAGGGCCCCGGGCCGCCGGTTTTATCGAGGCCTATAAGAAGAAGTATGGCAAGGAGCCCAACTGGTTTGCCGCCAACGCCTACGACGGGGTGGGGATTGCGGCCCAGGCCATAGCGGCTGTAGGTCCGGACAGGGTCAAGATCCGGGATTACCTGGCCGGTATCGATTCAAAGGAAAAGGCATATCAGGGCGTTGCCGGCAACACCTATTTTGACGAGAACGGCGACTGTCTCAAGGATGCATTTGTCAAGGAAATCAAGAACGGAAAATGGGTCAGCGCTGAAAAGCAGTTACAGTGATCCGTACATGGTACACTTCAGGGGGCAGGTTGGCAGCGACCTGCCCTTTTTTCAGCATTCAGTATTCCTTATTCAGTATTCCTTTTTAGCATGACCTGAAGGCCGTTGCCAGGGGATATGCGGTGGAAAATCTTCTCGATCAGTCGAGTCTTTTTCTCCAGCAGCTAGTGAACGGCATTACCCTGGGCGGGGTGTATGCCCTCATTGCCGTGGGATACACCATGGTCTATGGGGTCATCCAGCTGATCAACTTCGCCCACGGCGAGATCTACATGCTGGGCGCTTTCTTGGCCTATACCCTGGTGACCATCCTCGGTCTCCCCTTTTTTGCCGCATTTGTCCTGACCCTCATGATCTGCGCCTGTTTCGGGATTATCCTGGATGTGGTCGCCTACCGCCCCCTGCGAAAGGCCCCGCGCCTGGCTGCCCTCATCACGGCCATCGGGATGTCCATATTTCTTCAGAATCTGGCCCTCATGATCTGGGGCTCCCAGATCAAATCCTATCCCCGGGAGGTGCTCCCCGGCGTATTTTCCAAGGCTGCATGGAGCATAGGGGATGTCACCGTGTCCTGGCTTCAGGTGTTCATCCTTTCGATCACCGTGGTGTGCATGGCGATTCTCCATTTTACCATTCGCAGGACCAGGATCGGCACGGCCATGCGGGCCGTTTCCCAGGACAAGACCACCGCGGCCCTTATGGGGATCAGTGTCAACCGGGTGATCTCCTTTACCTTTGCCATCGGTTCGGCCATGGGCGGAATGGCCGGGATACTGGTGGGCCTCTACTACAACGCCATCTTCCCGACCATGGGCTACATCGCCGGCATCAAGGCCTTTGCAGCCGCTGTTTTAGGGGGAATCGGCAGCGTTCCGGGCGCCATGTTGGGGGGGGGCGTCTTGGGCATTGCCGAGGTGATCGGGGCCGGGTATATCTCATCGGAATACCGCGACGGCATCTCCTACGCGGTCATGATAGCGGTCATCCTCTTTAAGCCGTCCGGCCTTATCGGCAGGCAGATCAGGGAGAAGGTGTGATGGGTCTTGGACTTCCCGCACAAAAGCCCCGCCTTTTCTTCCTGGCCCTGGTCCTTTTGGCCGTTCTCCTCCCCTGGCTCCCCCTGGGCGGGTCGACCAATTACATCGTCAGGATATTGACCACAGCGGTCCTCTACATGATCCTGGCACTCGGTCTGAACATCGTCCCCGGATTCACCGGGCTCCTGGATCTGGGATACGTCGGTTTTTACGGGATCGGGGCCTATACCTCAGGACTTCTGGCCATCCACTTTGATCTGGGCCTGTGGGCGATCCTCCCGCTGGCCGCGCTCAACGGGGCGATCTGGGGGATCCTCCTGGGCGCACCCACCCTCCGCCTTACCGGAGACTACTTCGCCATCGTCACCTTCGGGTTTTCCGAACTGGTGGTGCTGGTCATCCGGAACGAACTCTGGCTCACCCGGGGCCCCATGGGTCTTCCCGGCATCTCTCCCCCTTCCATCTTCGGCCATCTCCTCACCCGCGACTGGGAGTTTTTCTATCTCATCCTGTTTCTGCTCATGATCGTCCTGGTGGTGGTGACGCGGCTCCAGGATTCCCGGCTCGGACGGGCATGGTTCGCCATACGGGAGGATGAGATCGCGGCCCAGTGCTGCGGCGTCAATCTAATCCGGTACAAGGTCACGGCCTTTGCCATCAGCGCCTCTATCGGCGCCATGGGCGGGGCCTTTTATGCCAAATGGTTCAAATTCATCCACCCGGACATGTTCAAGTTCTGGGAATCGATATTGATCCTTTGCCTGATCGTTTTCGGGGGAATGGGGAGCATTGCCGGGACCATGCTGGGGGCGCTGATACTGATCCCCCTCTCCGAGGTGCTGCGGGCGGTCCTGCCCCAGGGCCTGTTCAGCGCCCGGTATCTGATCTACGGGCTGGTTCTGGTCCTCATGATGCGCTGGCGGCCGGAAGGCCTCATCCCCTTTGAGCGGGCCCAGGCCAGAAAGGCAGGGCTCGCAAAGGAGCGTCTCAAGATATGAATCCGGTGCTCAGGGCCACACACCTGTCCAAGTCTTTCGGGGGGCTCTCGGCCTTGAGAGATATCAACCTCGAGGCCCGACCCGGTCAAATCGTCGGGATCATCGGGCCCAACGGGGCCGGAAAGACGACCCTGTTCAACTGTTTTGCGGGCCTCTATCATCCGACCCGGGGGCAGATCCAGTTTCAGGCCAGACCTATTCTCCCCCAGGTCTCAGAGGCAAAGGCGAAACTTATCCGGCAATGCGCCATCCTCTTTATGGCATTGGGGGTGATCTGGCTTCCCCTTTTCTGGTCATTCTTCCTGCCCGATGCCCTGTACAAGCTGGAACTGGTGCTTTTGGGCCTCTTTATTCTGGCCATACGATTTCTACTCATTCGAGGGCTCATGCGGTTTCAGATATGGGCCTGGAGTCTTATGATCGTCTTTCTCCTGTCGGACCTGGGCTTTTCCGTCTGGTGGCTGACCCGGCCGTCTTCCCCGGTATTTCTGATGGGGACCCGCATCCCTCTGGACTATTTTTCCTGGCCGTGGAGTCTTGCCGCAGGAACGTTCAGCATCTACCTCCTGATCCAGTTGGGATCGCGTCAGGGACGGCAGCTTTACGGGTTCAGGTTGAGTCCCGATGCCATCTGCCGCCTGGGGATGGCCAGGACATTTCAGAATATCCGCCTCTTTTTCAATCTGAGCGTCCTGGACAACGTGAAAATCGGGCGCCACGTTCAAATGCGGTCCGGTGTCCCCGGCGCCCTCTTCAGGACCAGGGGAATGCGGGACGAGGAGGCGGTCACCGAAAAAGAGGCACTTGAATGCCTCCGGTTTGTGGGCCTGGAAGCGCGGGCCTTTGATCTGGCCGGGGCCCTGGCCTATGGCGAGCAGCGCCGCCTGGAGATCGCCCGGGCCCTGGCATCCCGGCCGAAACTCCTCCTCCTGGATGAGCCGGCAGCAGGGATGAACGCGCGGGAATCCGCCCGCTTGATTGATCTGATCCTCCAAATCCGAGCAAAGGGAATTGCCGTACTGATCATCGAACACGATATGCGGGTCATGATGAACCTGGCCGACCATATCTACGTCCTCGATTACGGCAGGCTTATTGCCCAAGGGACCCCTGACGAGATTCGAAGCAATCCAAAGGTCATAGAGGCCTATTTAGGCGGGGGCGCGACCCATGCTGAGGCTTGAAGACGTTCACAGTCATTACCGGAAGATACACGCCCTCAAAGGGGTTTCCCTGAGGGTTCGCGAAAAAACCATCTGTTGTCTCATCGGGGCCAATGGGGCCGGCAAATCGACCCTTCTCATGACCATCAGTGGAATACAGCCGGTCTCGTCCGGCAGGATACGGTTCAGGGACGACCCCATCGATAAACTGCCGCCCGAAGAGATTGTACAAAAAGGGGTGGTCCAGGTCCCGGAAGGCCGGCGCATTTTCGCCGATCTGACGGTAAGGGAAAACCTGATGCTGGGGGCGTATCTCCGCCGCAACCGGCAAGCGGTGGCAAGGTCGATGGAAAATGCCTTCCAGCTTTTCCCCATCCTGAGGGAACGGCGCGACCAGTTGGGCGGGACCCTGTCGGGTGGGGAGCAGCAGATGCTTGCCATGGCAAGGGCCTTGATGGGGACGCCCTCACTCCTCCTCCTGGATGAGCCTTCCTTGGGACTGGCCCCCCTGGTGGTGGTCCATATCATGCACATTATTCAGAAGATACGGGATGACGGGCTCACCATCCTTCTGGTGGAACAGAATGCGCAGGCGGCCCTGGAATTGGGAAATTACGGGTATGTCATCGAGACGGGCCGGGTGGTGCTGGAGGATAAGGCCGCTGCCCTCCTCCAAAATGACCGGGTGAAAGAGGCCTATCTGGGGTAGGCTGGGGACTGGATGCCGGATACCTGTTGCAGGGAAGCGGAAATTCCGTCTTCAGCAGGACCGGCCCTGGATGGAACGAGGGGGATGCTGTTCCGACCTCCGACATCTGACGCCTGACCGCGGGTCTTTTGCGGCCGGTCTTGCGCTTTGCGCCTCTATTGGGATTGCAATCAGAAAGGATTGGTGTTAAGTTCCAGGTCCCGGCCCTTTGCCGGGTATCGGTTCCCGGATTTTCGGCACGTGTCGGATCCATTCCATATTGTGCTTCTGCCTGATGCCTTGCGCCTCATGCCGGAACCTGCAGACATCCCTGTGATAAGCCCTGCATCATCCACGTCTCGGATTTCCATTGTGCCAAGGCGTGTAAGCATGAGGTTGTTGGTATGGACTGCTGTCAGGGCCATGGTTCTGGAATGATGGAAAAGTGGAAGATGAGAAAGGAAATGAATCACGCCTCGGCGTGACCAATCAGGGCGAAATCCCTAAGAGCAAGGAGAGTCCGCATGAAAAGAGGTATTTTCGCTGTTGCGCTGGCCATGGTGTTAACACTGACGTTGATAGCGACGGCATTGGCCGGACCGGCGCTGGACCGCATCTTGAAGAAGGGCCAACTCACCGTAGGGCTTACGGGGAACCAGCCGCCCCTGAACGCCAAGAACAAGGCGGGGGAGATTATCGGCATGGATGCGGCGCTTGCCGAACTGATCGCCACCAACATGGGGGTCACGCTGAACATGGTCAGCATGCCGTTTGCTGAGCTGTTGCCCGCGCTTCGGGCGGGAAAGGTGGACATGGTCATGTCGGGCATGACCGTGACCCCGGAACGGAATCTGAAAGTGGCATTTGTAGGACCCTACTATGTCTCCGGAAAAGGCATCCTCACCAAGACACGAACAGTGGCCAAAATCGAAGATGCCAAGGGTCTTAACCAGAAAAACATTAAAATCGCCTCGCTCAAAAACTCCACCAGTCAGGAGATGGTTACAGAGGCGGCACCCGAGGCCACGTTTATCGCGACCCAATCCTATGATGCGGCCGTTCAAATGCTTTTGAAGGACCAGGTGGATGTGGTGGTGGCGGATTACCCTTTCTGCGCCCTCACCGCATTTCGCAACAAGGATAACGGCCTCACCGCAGCGGATGTACGTCTCACCTTTGAGCCGTTGTGCATTGCCATGCCTGAAGACGCGCTCCTGATCAACTGGGTGGAAAACTTTCTGATGATGATAGAGGCCAGTGGGGTTCTGGATGCCCTCAAGAATCATTGGTTCAATGAGAAGGTATGGCTGGAGGAACTCCCTCAGAATTAACTGGATCGCAAACGGAGAAGATATAATGCCGGCGGATAAGCAAGATAATACTCAAAAGGAACCGTTACCCGGAAGGATGGAGGCACTGAGGGAACTGCCCGGGGAAATCCTGCGGGGACTTAGCAAGGCAGAGATCAGGGCGTTTCTCTTTGATGAGGTCTGGCCCGATTCGCTCCAGGAAAAGTTGAAGGACTATTTGGCATGAGAAGCGTCAACTTCCTGTTGACTTTGTCTTCAGGGTCACTATAGTACATGACTGCTGAAACACTTTCGATCTGTTTGGTGAGACTTACCTTTTCCCATATCAATCACCATGGGGGGCGTAGGTCGAGGCTTTTGCAAGGCGACCGCTTCCGCTCTCCGGAGAACCGGCGTGCGCCCTTCACGGCATTCGGATCTTATTCCTTTAAATCCTTGTGCATTCCTCCGGACAGCAATCCTGATGGGGGAAAGGGACAATTCCCGCAAACTGCAGAAGCGAGTTTCCCGTGTCGGCAGCATGTCAGGTAACCATTACGAATCATGGAAGACATTCAAAACCACAAGGACTACAGGAACATCGATATTGATCAGGTCGGCGTCAAGGGGATCCGGTATCCCATTACGGTGCTCGACAAGGATCAGGGAGAACAGCAGACCGTCGCCCGGATAAACATGTACGTGAGTCTGCCCCGTTACTACAAGGGCACCCACATGAGCCGCTTTGTAGAAATTCTCAATGAGAACAGCCGGCGGATATCACTCCAGAACTTCTCCGATATCCTTGAGGAGGTGAAAACCCGGCTGAACGCCGAGAGCGCCCATATGGAAATCAGCTTCCCGTACTTTATCAACAAACGCGCACCCGTGACCGGCGCTGAGGGGCTGATGGAATACCTGTGCACCTTCAAGGGGTCCGTCAACAAGGGAAGCGATCTGGTGATCGGGGTTCATGTCCCCATCTCCACCCTCTGCCCATGTTCCAAAGAAATCAGCGACTTCGGGGCCCACAACCAGCGGGGGGAGGTCCGGCTCAAGGTCAGATTCAAGAAATTCGTGTGGATAGAGGACCTGATCCAGCTGGTGGAGAAATCTGCATCCAGCGAGGTGTTCTCTGTTCTCAAGCGGGAAGATGAAAAATATGTGACCGAGCAGGCATACCAGAACCCGATGTTTGTCGAGGATATTGTCAGGGAAATCTCGCTGAAGCTGGGGAATGACCCCAATATTACATGGTTTTCCGTGGAATCCGAGAACTTTGAATCCATACACAATCATAATGCCTATGCATATATTGAAAAGCGCAACAGATGACGGCCCAGAGGGAAGCGCAAAGACCAGGGATCAAAAGGCCCCCTGCTCCTTGCTCTCTGCTCCCTGCTCCCCGGGCAAAGGATGAGATGAGACATGAGTGATGAATTAAAGAAGATGTATCGGACGGTCATGGATGACCATTTCCCTTCAGAGATGCGGATCTCTTTCGGGGATCAGACCCTGACCTACCGCAAACGGGCGTGGAAGATCCCCGACCCGAACGGCCAACTCATTGAAAAGGGCCTTCGCTATGGGGAGAACCCCGGCCAGGAGGCGGCCCTCTATGAACTTTCGGACGGCAACCTCGAAATGGCCGGGTGCCGGTTTATCGGCCCCGGGGAAGGCCTGGTGTCCGCCATTTCAGAAGCGGATATGCTCCAGAGTGGCAAGCATCCCGGAAAGATCAATCTGACCGATGTGGACAATGCCCTCAATATCATGAAGTACCTGATTTCAGGCCCGGCGGTGGTGATCGTGAAACACAACAATCCCTGTGGCGTGGCCTATGGCGCGACCCTTGTGGACGCCTACACAAAGGCCGACACCGCCGACCGGATTGCGGCCTTCGGGGGGTGCGCCCTCTTTAACCGTCCCATGGACCGGGCCACCGCCGAGCGGGTATCGGAAAACTACCTGGAGGTGGTGGCAGCCCCCGATTTTGAGGAAGGGAGCGTAGCGATCCTGTCCAAACGGGCCAACCTGCGCATTCTCCGCGTTCCCCGGATGGACCGGATCTCCGAGTACGCCCGGCAGCGGTTCGTGGATTTCAAGAGCCTCATGGACGGGGGAATCATCGTGCAGCAATCCCCCTTGAATCGGATCCAATCTGCAGAAGACTTCACCCTTGCCACCACGCA is drawn from Deltaproteobacteria bacterium and contains these coding sequences:
- a CDS encoding nucleotide sugar dehydrogenase, coding for MEYSVSPEGERFKLPQEEDYALEHDRLKAIVDARRQEGFEIVVVMGLGFVGAVMAGVVADSVDGKTGNPNKFVIGMQRPSPRSFWKIPLFNRGVSPVKAEDPEVAPLIERCVTRKKTLTATFTYDALEMADVLIVDVQCDFLKEELGNLRKGYAEIGALEDSFKIIGKRISPHCLVLIETTVPPGTTEYVAYPLIKKGFKARGINEEPRLAHSFERVMPGKEYVRSVRDFWRVCSGIDPESRERVTRFLSDVLNVEKFPLTVLDRPIESETCKIVENSYRATILAFLNEWSLFAETNGVDIVKVIDAIKVRPTHNNILFPGPGIGGYCLPKDGGLGLWAYKHLMGFENDIFKITPEAININDTRALHAAQLVRDALRNMGRIVAASQIALLGVSYREDVGDTRYSGSEIVARKLTEMGADVRAHDPYVTHWWELEKQESYPAVGASWSRFFRNQEHLADFSMTPDLETALKGSDAVVLAVRHRPYLELQPEEVVKMAGGPLAVVDCFGILDDAKIERYFELGCEVKGMGRGHINRIKDSVRKRKA
- a CDS encoding formylglycine-generating enzyme family protein, which produces MAVILKYAEKVWIPVLAGILVSLLPCHVSAMEKSITNSLGMNFVRIPAGTFTMGSPPDEEGRKDNETPHEVTLSRPFYMQTTEVTVKQWRAIMGSPLFFKKKGSDDMPVVKISWDDCMAFLEKLNARKEGVYRLPTEAEWEYACRGGSDSVYGWGDTIDCSKAMYANNSLKAGDCLKYVKSRGLSTDDPAPVRSYAPNAWGLYDLPGNAWEWCQDWYGPYPQGSVVDPQGPRSGSVRVRRGGSWYGHWERCRCANRNFSHPASRYQTTGFRLVREAE
- a CDS encoding ABC transporter ATP-binding protein, which encodes MIVFLLSDLGFSVWWLTRPSSPVFLMGTRIPLDYFSWPWSLAAGTFSIYLLIQLGSRQGRQLYGFRLSPDAICRLGMARTFQNIRLFFNLSVLDNVKIGRHVQMRSGVPGALFRTRGMRDEEAVTEKEALECLRFVGLEARAFDLAGALAYGEQRRLEIARALASRPKLLLLDEPAAGMNARESARLIDLILQIRAKGIAVLIIEHDMRVMMNLADHIYVLDYGRLIAQGTPDEIRSNPKVIEAYLGGGATHAEA
- a CDS encoding ABC transporter ATP-binding protein yields the protein MLRLEDVHSHYRKIHALKGVSLRVREKTICCLIGANGAGKSTLLMTISGIQPVSSGRIRFRDDPIDKLPPEEIVQKGVVQVPEGRRIFADLTVRENLMLGAYLRRNRQAVARSMENAFQLFPILRERRDQLGGTLSGGEQQMLAMARALMGTPSLLLLDEPSLGLAPLVVVHIMHIIQKIRDDGLTILLVEQNAQAALELGNYGYVIETGRVVLEDKAAALLQNDRVKEAYLG
- a CDS encoding transporter substrate-binding domain-containing protein, with the protein product MKRGIFAVALAMVLTLTLIATALAGPALDRILKKGQLTVGLTGNQPPLNAKNKAGEIIGMDAALAELIATNMGVTLNMVSMPFAELLPALRAGKVDMVMSGMTVTPERNLKVAFVGPYYVSGKGILTKTRTVAKIEDAKGLNQKNIKIASLKNSTSQEMVTEAAPEATFIATQSYDAAVQMLLKDQVDVVVADYPFCALTAFRNKDNGLTAADVRLTFEPLCIAMPEDALLINWVENFLMMIEASGVLDALKNHWFNEKVWLEELPQN
- a CDS encoding branched-chain amino acid ABC transporter permease, with protein sequence MENLLDQSSLFLQQLVNGITLGGVYALIAVGYTMVYGVIQLINFAHGEIYMLGAFLAYTLVTILGLPFFAAFVLTLMICACFGIILDVVAYRPLRKAPRLAALITAIGMSIFLQNLALMIWGSQIKSYPREVLPGVFSKAAWSIGDVTVSWLQVFILSITVVCMAILHFTIRRTRIGTAMRAVSQDKTTAALMGISVNRVISFTFAIGSAMGGMAGILVGLYYNAIFPTMGYIAGIKAFAAAVLGGIGSVPGAMLGGGVLGIAEVIGAGYISSEYRDGISYAVMIAVILFKPSGLIGRQIREKV
- a CDS encoding N-formylglutamate amidohydrolase, whose product is MSLPFVISIPHCSDRIPDEIKPALALNQEDIEDSVDSGTREIFGSLDATDILWARWSRLVVDLNRDPSRMDAKGVVARIDYSGRQVYRPGMAPHAAQIDERLNKYYRPYHLRLKEALEQDHIRGLLDGHSLNGIGPSEAPDAGRKRKDIVLSNNGDHNGEGTPSLGPTTCPVEILHLMRRIFVSAGFSVALNDPYTAGFITTHYGRTLAQRGKFAVQMEINQSLFIEPGTVRILWENLARTRDRIRQCFDDIARML
- a CDS encoding ABC transporter substrate-binding protein; the encoded protein is MKRCVCFLIAWFLLTGVAWADSIKIPVAAAFTGQLASFGEGIKNAAILKGEEINAAGGINGKKVDIVLEDELCDPKEAATVATKLANDPQVPIVIGHLCSSATLAALPIYRDAKLPAISPASTNISIGKMSPFYFRNVYKDDFQGLFLAKYAHLARGFEKMAVFYEVNDYSMGLMQAFMKEAKRLGIKILGTEAYTSDTTDFKPQLTKFKRMKPDAIFIPGYAPQGTLIVSQARGLGMKDVAFFGADGLDDDLMLKNPDAEGLFVTTPFLPDKAGPRAAGFIEAYKKKYGKEPNWFAANAYDGVGIAAQAIAAVGPDRVKIRDYLAGIDSKEKAYQGVAGNTYFDENGDCLKDAFVKEIKNGKWVSAEKQLQ
- a CDS encoding branched-chain amino acid ABC transporter permease, encoding MGLGLPAQKPRLFFLALVLLAVLLPWLPLGGSTNYIVRILTTAVLYMILALGLNIVPGFTGLLDLGYVGFYGIGAYTSGLLAIHFDLGLWAILPLAALNGAIWGILLGAPTLRLTGDYFAIVTFGFSELVVLVIRNELWLTRGPMGLPGISPPSIFGHLLTRDWEFFYLILFLLMIVLVVVTRLQDSRLGRAWFAIREDEIAAQCCGVNLIRYKVTAFAISASIGAMGGAFYAKWFKFIHPDMFKFWESILILCLIVFGGMGSIAGTMLGALILIPLSEVLRAVLPQGLFSARYLIYGLVLVLMMRWRPEGLIPFERAQARKAGLAKERLKI